From Hymenobacter sedentarius, a single genomic window includes:
- a CDS encoding NAD(P)/FAD-dependent oxidoreductase → MAIIGGGPAGLMAAQRLAEAGHKVHLFEAQATVGRKFLVAGHGGFNLSNAEELSRFAGRYGAEEARFVSLLSHFSPAELRTWAADLGIETFVGTSGRIFPVAAHKPADLLRAWLSRLRELGVEIHTRHRWLGFAGAAGLRLRDESAGLEAAREFIIEPTATVLALGGASWAKTGSDGTWVPLLQELGVPVVPFAPANCGAEVTWSPFFKQKTGRAPLKNIALRVNDGPEVRGEIMLTEYGAEGTPVYALTPQLRAALARGGPAVLHLNLKPDLPAATLLAKLQQRRSGASLPDFLRKALHLGPPVPTLLREAQPDAASLGPEALAELLAAVPLPVAGLRPLDEAISTAGGLAFSALDEHLMLRQRPGTYVAGEMLDWEAPTGGYLLQGCFSTGAWVAQAIAAQLQPNRASAGS, encoded by the coding sequence GTGGCCATCATCGGTGGCGGACCGGCCGGGCTGATGGCAGCTCAACGGCTGGCCGAAGCCGGGCACAAGGTGCATCTATTCGAAGCGCAGGCCACGGTAGGGCGCAAGTTTCTAGTGGCCGGGCATGGCGGCTTCAACCTGAGCAATGCGGAAGAGTTGAGCCGCTTTGCTGGGCGGTATGGCGCCGAAGAAGCCCGGTTCGTTTCCCTTCTCAGCCATTTCTCACCAGCGGAGCTTCGGACGTGGGCTGCTGATTTGGGCATCGAAACCTTCGTGGGTACCAGTGGGCGCATTTTCCCGGTGGCCGCGCATAAGCCCGCCGATTTGCTGCGCGCCTGGCTGAGCCGGCTGCGCGAGTTGGGCGTTGAAATTCATACCCGACACCGCTGGCTGGGGTTTGCAGGAGCTGCCGGCTTGCGCCTACGCGACGAAAGCGCCGGCCTGGAAGCGGCCCGGGAGTTTATCATTGAGCCCACTGCTACCGTACTGGCCCTGGGCGGAGCAAGTTGGGCTAAAACCGGCTCGGATGGTACCTGGGTGCCGCTGCTACAGGAACTGGGCGTGCCCGTCGTGCCATTTGCGCCGGCCAACTGCGGCGCGGAAGTGACATGGTCCCCGTTTTTTAAACAGAAAACCGGCCGCGCCCCACTCAAAAATATTGCCTTGCGCGTGAACGACGGGCCCGAGGTGCGGGGCGAAATCATGCTGACCGAATACGGTGCGGAAGGCACGCCCGTGTACGCCCTCACGCCCCAGCTGCGGGCCGCACTGGCCAGGGGCGGCCCGGCGGTGCTGCACCTCAACCTGAAGCCCGACCTGCCAGCTGCCACCTTACTTGCCAAGCTGCAGCAGCGCCGCTCCGGCGCCTCGCTGCCTGATTTTTTGCGCAAAGCCCTGCACCTGGGCCCGCCCGTGCCTACGCTGCTGCGCGAAGCCCAGCCCGACGCGGCCAGCCTGGGCCCGGAGGCACTGGCGGAGCTCCTGGCGGCCGTGCCGCTGCCGGTAGCGGGTCTGCGCCCACTGGATGAAGCCATTTCTACGGCCGGCGGCCTTGCGTTTTCGGCGCTGGACGAACACCTGATGCTGCGGCAGCGGCCGGGAACTTATGTGGCCGGTGAAATGCTGGATTGGGAAGCGCCTACGGGCGGGTACCTGCTGCAGGGCTGCTTTAGCACGGGCGCCTGGGTGGCCCAGGCCATCGCGGCTCAACTTCAGCCCAACCGAGCTAGCGCTGGCTCTTGA
- a CDS encoding chloride channel protein, producing the protein MRPLLVWRARHISERMYMLILSILVGAAAGLAAVLLKVCIRAQVQLLQGDISEPYRVFASSVYPIIGISLTVLVTKYFLGGQLGRGIGPIIYSTARENSIVPRSKLYSQLITAFLTVSFGGSAGTEAPISVTGAALGSNIGRVLHVDRRRRRLLTGCGAAAGVAAIFNSPIAGVLFAVETILLELPAQYFIPLLISSATATVVSKALYAGQPFVLITTSWPVDAVPFYVLMGLFTAFFSVYMIRTYHWFERFFDRWPGLDWRKVLLGGTLLGGLIFFFPTLYGEGYNTVELLLRGHPEHITDGSIFSVYQDNNPWLLLVLVLFSMLLKVVATSITVGSGGNGGMFGSSLFAGALAGFFFARLINLSGLTHVPEVHFVVLGMAGTLAGVIHAPLTAIFLIAEITGGYALFVPLMVVSSSSYLITKYFEPYSVYTRKLTARGVDVYANRDRGLLAQLDPRKLLETDFIPVRPNTTLGELVDIFRHSSRDLFPVVASGGRLLGVISLDAVRNALFDDAHYQTTKVSELMKPAPAVVGPNDDLEHTLSLLDRHGAWALPVCEEDGRYLGFILKSAILARYRRQLILESEA; encoded by the coding sequence TTGCGTCCGCTGCTCGTTTGGCGAGCGCGCCACATCAGCGAGCGGATGTACATGCTCATCTTGAGTATATTGGTGGGCGCGGCGGCGGGCCTGGCGGCGGTATTGCTCAAAGTCTGCATTCGGGCGCAGGTGCAGCTGCTGCAGGGCGACATCTCCGAGCCCTATCGGGTATTTGCCTCCTCGGTTTACCCCATCATCGGCATTTCGCTTACGGTGCTGGTTACCAAGTATTTTCTGGGCGGACAGCTGGGCCGGGGCATTGGGCCGATTATCTACAGCACGGCCCGCGAAAACAGCATAGTTCCGCGCTCCAAGCTGTATTCGCAGCTCATCACGGCCTTTCTCACCGTCAGCTTCGGCGGCTCGGCCGGTACCGAGGCCCCGATTTCGGTGACAGGGGCGGCGCTGGGCTCCAACATCGGGAGGGTGCTGCACGTGGACCGGCGGCGACGGCGCCTGCTCACGGGGTGCGGCGCGGCGGCTGGCGTGGCGGCCATCTTCAACTCGCCCATCGCGGGGGTGCTGTTTGCAGTCGAGACCATCTTGCTGGAGCTGCCGGCTCAATATTTTATTCCGCTGCTCATTTCCTCGGCCACGGCCACGGTGGTGTCTAAGGCGCTGTATGCGGGCCAGCCGTTCGTGCTCATCACCACCAGCTGGCCCGTCGATGCCGTGCCGTTTTACGTACTGATGGGCTTGTTTACGGCATTTTTCTCGGTTTACATGATTCGGACCTACCACTGGTTCGAGCGGTTTTTTGACCGGTGGCCGGGCCTGGACTGGCGCAAGGTGCTGCTGGGCGGCACCCTGCTCGGCGGGCTGATTTTCTTTTTTCCCACCCTCTACGGCGAGGGCTACAACACGGTAGAGCTGCTGCTGCGCGGCCACCCCGAGCACATTACCGACGGCAGCATTTTTTCGGTTTACCAGGACAATAACCCCTGGCTGCTGCTGGTACTGGTGTTGTTTAGCATGCTGCTGAAAGTGGTGGCGACCAGCATCACGGTGGGCAGCGGCGGCAATGGCGGCATGTTCGGCTCCTCGCTCTTTGCGGGCGCGTTGGCGGGGTTTTTCTTTGCCCGGCTCATCAACTTGAGTGGGCTGACGCACGTGCCCGAAGTGCATTTTGTGGTGCTGGGCATGGCGGGCACCCTGGCGGGCGTCATTCACGCGCCGCTCACGGCCATCTTCCTCATTGCCGAGATTACGGGCGGCTACGCCCTGTTTGTGCCCCTGATGGTGGTCAGCAGCTCGTCGTATCTCATTACCAAATACTTCGAGCCGTATTCGGTGTACACCCGCAAGCTCACCGCCCGCGGCGTGGACGTGTACGCCAACCGCGACCGCGGCCTGCTGGCCCAACTCGACCCGCGCAAGCTGCTCGAAACCGATTTCATCCCGGTGCGGCCCAACACCACGCTCGGCGAGTTGGTGGACATCTTCCGGCATTCCTCGCGCGACCTGTTTCCGGTGGTGGCTTCCGGCGGCCGGCTGCTGGGTGTCATCAGCCTCGATGCCGTGCGTAACGCTCTGTTTGACGACGCGCATTACCAAACCACCAAGGTGAGCGAGCTGATGAAGCCGGCTCCCGCCGTGGTGGGCCCCAACGACGATTTGGAACACACCCTCTCCCTGCTCGACCGCCACGGCGCCTGGGCACTGCCCGTGTGCGAAGAAGACGGCCGCTACCTCGGCTTCATCCTCAAATCGGCCATCCTGGCCCGCTACCGCCGGCAACTCATTCTGGAAAGCGAAGCATAA
- a CDS encoding nucleoside deaminase — MTDQKQKDEFMQAAIDEARLGRSQGGIPIGSVLIRDGKIVGQGHNKRVQENSAIKHGEMDCLTNAGRQRTYRDTVIYTTLMPCYMCAGTIVQFKIPKVIVGESRTFGESRAFLESHGVEVVDLDLQECVDMMNEFIEAEPTLWNEDIMEL, encoded by the coding sequence ATGACCGACCAGAAACAGAAAGACGAATTCATGCAAGCCGCTATCGACGAAGCCCGCCTGGGCCGGTCGCAAGGAGGCATTCCCATTGGCTCGGTGCTCATCCGGGATGGTAAAATAGTGGGCCAGGGCCACAACAAGCGCGTGCAGGAAAACTCCGCCATCAAGCACGGCGAAATGGACTGCCTGACCAATGCCGGCCGCCAGCGTACTTACCGCGACACTGTTATTTATACCACGCTCATGCCGTGCTACATGTGCGCCGGCACCATCGTGCAATTCAAAATCCCGAAGGTTATCGTGGGCGAGTCGCGCACTTTCGGCGAGTCGCGGGCCTTCCTCGAAAGCCACGGCGTGGAAGTGGTCGACCTCGACCTGCAGGAGTGCGTGGATATGATGAACGAGTTCATCGAAGCCGAGCCCACGCTCTGGAACGAAGACATCATGGAGCTGTAA
- a CDS encoding PD-(D/E)XK nuclease family protein, with the protein MPARPTSFSASATVAPLEAPISFLAATARELLDRYGSGPLDELSEIVVVVPTRRAVVYLKNELALALPTGSPLWAPRVAAMEDYMVELAGVQVEEPIALQLLLFDILKNIDTHLDFDRFVGWAGLLLSDFSNLDQNLAPTRKVFEYLSQAKALERWDLDALPEKSKAAAHSFSFWDQLEKVYRELKRRMLANHLAYPGLAYRMAVEKLEKRIQDPAEPEAARHVFVGLGNLSKAEEKLIRLLIGAGRAEVRFDADPFYLEEGSPNRAGQHLGRYFKQWNLPRENMGGGVEWLRGQPHHVRYLGVVNPSMQGKLAGQLLAEARRQYPDATVAVVLPDETLLLPVLHGLPPDEVPDYNVTMGLSFQATPLFNLVDLLFEVHLTGIREGSAESGYGVPRYHHLAVTKLLAHPFLRRYQHWQDRQPNQPQYHGILDHVCREIVRLNAVLLPASELVKLGAHHPLIEALFKTWDNCDDIIAACHTLIDLLKQVYSDKQSGIEAEYLYLFYTLIKQLDSAFDCREQRLSVRSFRRFLYEQMARTRLPFSGEPLADVQVMGLLETRALDFDHVIILSCNEGVLPAPKKQQSLFPYDVLTEFKLPTYADAEAITAYNFWRLLQRAKRIDLVHVLPGAEGMKSGERSRFLLQLQNDLLPQNPQLTLEDLTVSVAGPDTELAVDPYEGDLILEKDPEMLAALRGVLERNISPSRLNDFLACSLRFYFSKVARFQENDAVEETLEAGSFGTMVHAALENLMMPFEQQARPITAADIPELLKHVPEEVRKALRQEETEKHARPDEGLNHVYGQVAVRLISRYLEGLEQNEGLPLRLFSLEKDLAATVFVDVPGSGPLAVRLFGKADRVDQLPDGRLRVVDYKTGLVEANDLNLTNRGKLTPAEATERLLWEATSSADKVRQLWLYRLMLASTEKRETENTAIVSMRNLDKGLLSADLSFLTPEGQDFVQVSEELVRKIVLRILDPTEPIRKTDDLKKCEHCPYRGVCAR; encoded by the coding sequence ATGCCTGCCCGCCCCACTTCCTTCTCAGCTTCTGCCACTGTTGCGCCGCTTGAGGCGCCCATTTCCTTTCTCGCCGCCACCGCCCGCGAGTTGCTGGACCGTTACGGTTCCGGGCCGCTTGATGAGCTGTCGGAAATTGTGGTGGTGGTGCCCACGCGCCGGGCCGTGGTGTACCTCAAAAACGAGCTGGCCCTGGCCCTGCCCACGGGCTCGCCGCTGTGGGCGCCGCGTGTGGCCGCCATGGAAGACTACATGGTGGAGCTGGCCGGCGTGCAGGTAGAGGAGCCCATTGCCCTGCAGCTGCTGCTGTTCGACATCCTCAAAAACATCGACACCCACCTCGACTTCGACCGGTTTGTGGGTTGGGCCGGGCTGCTGCTGAGCGACTTCTCCAACCTCGACCAAAACCTGGCCCCTACCCGCAAGGTGTTTGAGTACCTGAGCCAAGCCAAGGCCCTGGAGCGTTGGGACCTGGACGCCCTGCCGGAAAAAAGCAAGGCCGCCGCGCACTCCTTCAGCTTCTGGGACCAGCTCGAAAAAGTGTACCGCGAGCTGAAGCGCCGCATGCTGGCCAACCACCTCGCCTACCCCGGCCTGGCCTACCGCATGGCCGTGGAAAAGCTGGAAAAGCGCATCCAGGACCCCGCCGAGCCCGAAGCGGCCCGCCACGTGTTCGTGGGGCTGGGCAACCTGTCGAAGGCCGAAGAAAAGCTCATCCGCCTGCTCATCGGCGCCGGGCGGGCCGAAGTCCGCTTTGACGCCGACCCGTTTTACCTGGAGGAAGGCTCGCCCAACCGGGCCGGCCAGCACCTGGGCCGCTACTTCAAGCAGTGGAACCTGCCCCGCGAGAACATGGGCGGCGGGGTGGAGTGGCTGCGCGGCCAGCCCCACCACGTGCGCTACCTGGGCGTGGTCAATCCCAGCATGCAGGGCAAGCTGGCCGGCCAGCTCCTGGCCGAGGCCCGGCGCCAGTACCCCGACGCCACCGTGGCCGTGGTGCTGCCCGATGAAACCCTGCTCCTGCCGGTGCTCCACGGCCTGCCACCCGACGAGGTACCCGACTACAACGTAACCATGGGCCTGAGCTTCCAGGCCACGCCCCTGTTCAACCTAGTCGACCTGCTGTTTGAGGTGCACCTAACTGGCATCCGGGAGGGCAGCGCCGAAAGTGGCTACGGGGTACCCCGCTACCACCACCTGGCCGTGACCAAGCTGCTGGCCCACCCCTTCCTGCGCCGCTACCAGCACTGGCAGGACCGCCAGCCCAACCAGCCCCAGTACCACGGCATTCTGGACCACGTGTGCCGCGAAATCGTGCGCCTGAACGCGGTGCTGCTGCCCGCCAGCGAGCTCGTGAAACTTGGGGCGCACCACCCGCTCATCGAGGCCCTGTTCAAGACCTGGGATAACTGTGACGACATCATTGCCGCCTGCCACACACTGATTGACTTGCTCAAGCAGGTGTATTCCGACAAGCAGTCAGGCATTGAGGCCGAGTACCTGTACCTATTCTATACCCTGATAAAGCAGCTCGACTCGGCCTTCGATTGCCGGGAGCAGCGGCTGTCGGTGCGCTCGTTCCGGCGCTTTCTCTACGAGCAGATGGCCCGCACCCGCCTGCCCTTCTCGGGCGAGCCGCTGGCCGATGTGCAGGTGATGGGCTTGCTCGAAACCCGGGCGCTGGACTTCGACCACGTTATCATTCTGAGCTGCAACGAGGGCGTGCTGCCCGCGCCCAAAAAGCAGCAGTCGCTGTTTCCGTACGACGTCCTCACCGAGTTCAAGCTGCCCACCTACGCCGATGCCGAGGCCATCACGGCCTACAACTTCTGGCGGCTGCTGCAGCGGGCCAAGCGGATTGATTTGGTGCACGTGCTGCCCGGAGCCGAGGGCATGAAAAGCGGTGAACGCAGCCGTTTTTTGCTTCAGCTGCAAAACGACTTGCTGCCGCAAAACCCGCAGCTGACCTTAGAAGACCTGACGGTGAGCGTGGCCGGTCCGGACACCGAACTAGCCGTCGACCCTTACGAGGGCGACCTCATCTTGGAGAAAGACCCCGAGATGCTGGCAGCCCTGCGCGGCGTGCTCGAACGCAACATTTCCCCCTCGCGGCTCAACGATTTCCTGGCCTGCTCGCTGCGCTTCTACTTCTCGAAAGTGGCCCGCTTCCAGGAAAACGACGCCGTGGAGGAAACGCTGGAGGCCGGCAGCTTTGGCACCATGGTGCACGCGGCGCTGGAAAACCTGATGATGCCTTTTGAGCAGCAGGCCCGCCCCATCACGGCCGCCGACATCCCGGAGCTGCTCAAGCACGTGCCCGAGGAAGTGCGCAAGGCCCTGCGCCAGGAAGAAACTGAAAAGCACGCCCGCCCAGACGAAGGCCTGAACCACGTGTACGGCCAAGTGGCGGTGCGCCTTATTTCGCGCTATCTCGAGGGCCTGGAGCAGAACGAGGGCCTGCCGCTGCGCCTGTTCAGCCTAGAGAAAGACCTAGCTGCCACGGTGTTCGTCGATGTGCCCGGCTCCGGCCCGCTCGCCGTGCGCCTGTTCGGCAAAGCCGACCGCGTGGACCAGCTGCCCGACGGCCGCCTGCGCGTGGTCGACTACAAAACCGGCCTCGTCGAGGCCAACGACCTCAACCTCACCAACCGCGGCAAGCTCACCCCAGCCGAAGCCACCGAACGCCTGCTCTGGGAAGCCACCTCCAGCGCCGACAAAGTGCGCCAGCTTTGGCTCTACCGCCTCATGCTGGCCAGCACCGAAAAGCGCGAAACCGAAAACACCGCCATTGTCTCGATGCGCAACCTCGACAAAGGCTTGCTGTCGGCGGACTTAAGCTTCCTCACCCCCGAAGGGCAGGATTTCGTGCAGGTTTCGGAAGAATTGGTGCGTAAAATTGTACTGCGCATTCTGGACCCAACGGAGCCCATTCGCAAAACCGACGATTTGAAAAAGTGCGAGCACTGCCCCTACCGCGGCGTTTGCGCACGGTAG
- a CDS encoding BLUF domain-containing protein yields the protein MGLYQLIYQSQSLVPFETPELTALMHQARAFNRIHHITGLLLYTPDGRFLQVLEGEEEEVRDLYYNHIVFDPRHFNCRVLAEGPCQRRNFADWTMGFRVAQAQDLRKLLSPVPPDIPGLLVPRPHTRPELLELLLDFVANCETEPWREHPV from the coding sequence ATGGGCCTTTACCAACTCATCTACCAGAGCCAGTCGCTGGTGCCGTTTGAGACGCCCGAGCTTACGGCCTTGATGCACCAGGCACGGGCCTTCAACCGGATTCACCACATCACGGGCCTGCTTCTCTACACCCCCGACGGCCGGTTTCTGCAAGTGCTGGAAGGCGAAGAAGAGGAGGTGCGGGACCTGTATTACAACCACATTGTATTTGACCCGCGCCACTTCAACTGCCGGGTATTGGCCGAAGGGCCCTGCCAGCGTCGCAACTTCGCCGACTGGACCATGGGCTTCCGCGTGGCGCAGGCCCAGGACCTGCGCAAGCTCTTGAGCCCCGTGCCCCCAGATATCCCCGGCCTGCTCGTGCCGCGCCCCCATACCCGCCCCGAGCTACTGGAGCTGCTGCTGGACTTTGTGGCCAATTGCGAAACCGAGCCGTGGCGGGAGCACCCTGTTTAA
- a CDS encoding DUF3078 domain-containing protein, whose translation MRLRFLPLLAVGLAAAPAQAQTTPAPAAAPADAQAEPVLLWRKSGKTGLGLNESLLSSNWRGGGVNTIGFNALANLRANRKSGPHSFDNEADFLFAFSETKGLGYRKGQDRLYLDTKYGRAISTDWDMFLSLNLLSQFAPGYKYDKDATGNERARQVSDFFAPAFITAAYGFEYHPTTYFHVRLAPFAPRLTVVNRADRFVAALGDKPYGVNPGHSTRFEVLAAQILAELDKNISPTVNLKARYVLFANYEHLNTQEIDHRLDLGLTAKVGKYINVALNGIALYDYDQDSSVQFSQGLTIGIAYAFQNFVDEKK comes from the coding sequence ATGCGTCTCCGGTTCCTCCCGTTGCTGGCCGTTGGGCTGGCTGCAGCTCCTGCCCAAGCCCAAACCACACCCGCGCCTGCGGCAGCCCCGGCCGATGCACAGGCCGAGCCGGTGCTCCTGTGGCGGAAATCCGGCAAAACCGGCCTTGGGCTCAACGAATCGCTGCTGAGCAGCAACTGGCGCGGCGGCGGGGTCAACACCATCGGTTTCAACGCCCTGGCCAATCTGCGGGCAAACCGGAAAAGCGGGCCCCACAGCTTCGATAACGAAGCCGATTTCCTCTTTGCCTTTTCCGAAACCAAGGGCCTGGGCTACCGCAAAGGCCAGGACCGCCTGTACCTCGATACCAAGTACGGCCGCGCCATCAGTACCGATTGGGATATGTTCCTGTCGCTGAACTTACTATCGCAGTTTGCGCCGGGCTACAAGTACGACAAGGACGCCACCGGCAACGAGCGCGCCCGCCAGGTTTCCGATTTCTTTGCCCCGGCGTTCATTACCGCGGCCTACGGCTTCGAGTACCACCCCACAACGTATTTCCACGTGCGGCTGGCTCCCTTCGCCCCGCGCCTCACCGTCGTCAACCGCGCTGACCGGTTTGTGGCGGCCCTTGGCGACAAGCCCTACGGCGTCAACCCCGGCCACAGTACCCGCTTTGAAGTGTTGGCCGCCCAAATCCTGGCCGAGCTGGACAAAAACATCAGCCCAACCGTCAACCTGAAAGCGCGCTACGTCCTCTTCGCCAACTACGAGCACCTCAACACCCAGGAAATCGACCACCGCCTCGACCTGGGCCTCACCGCCAAAGTGGGTAAATACATCAACGTCGCCCTCAACGGCATCGCCCTCTACGACTACGACCAGGACAGCAGCGTGCAGTTCAGCCAGGGCCTGACCATCGGCATCGCCTACGCCTTCCAGAACTTCGTGGACGAGAAGAAGTAG
- a CDS encoding cation diffusion facilitator family transporter has product MTNEQTAIKATYFSIAGNTCLALIKGAAGVFGNSYALVADAIESTTDILSSFLVLLGIKYSNKPADENHPYGHGRAEPLVTFLVVGFLITSATIIAYESIQNIGTPHALPKSWTLYILGGIIVWKEISYRLVLKKSKETNSSSLKADAWHHRSDAITSVAAFIGISIALILGKGYESADDWAALFASGFILYNSYLIFRPALGEIMDEHLHGDLIEEIRKVALQVDGIKGTEKCFVRKAGMQYHVDLHATVAASLTVRQGHDIAHQLKDTLCQEIPELGHVLIHIEPYE; this is encoded by the coding sequence ATGACAAACGAACAAACCGCTATCAAAGCCACCTATTTCAGCATCGCTGGCAATACCTGCTTGGCTCTGATAAAAGGGGCCGCCGGCGTATTTGGCAATTCCTACGCCTTAGTAGCGGATGCCATCGAATCAACGACGGATATCCTTTCGTCTTTTCTGGTACTGTTGGGAATAAAATACTCCAATAAGCCGGCCGACGAAAACCACCCCTACGGCCACGGGCGCGCCGAACCACTCGTCACCTTTCTCGTGGTTGGTTTCTTAATTACCTCGGCCACCATCATTGCTTACGAAAGCATCCAGAACATCGGCACGCCCCACGCCCTGCCCAAATCCTGGACGCTTTACATTCTCGGCGGCATCATTGTCTGGAAGGAAATTTCTTACCGGCTGGTTCTTAAGAAAAGCAAGGAAACCAACAGCTCGTCGCTGAAAGCGGATGCCTGGCACCACCGGAGCGATGCCATTACCTCGGTTGCAGCCTTTATTGGAATTTCGATTGCCCTGATTCTGGGGAAAGGGTACGAATCGGCCGACGATTGGGCCGCGCTTTTTGCCTCCGGGTTTATCCTATATAACAGCTACTTGATTTTCCGGCCGGCCCTAGGTGAAATCATGGATGAACACCTGCACGGTGACCTGATTGAGGAAATCAGAAAGGTGGCGCTGCAGGTGGACGGTATCAAGGGCACGGAAAAATGCTTTGTGCGTAAAGCAGGCATGCAGTACCACGTCGACCTGCATGCGACGGTGGCCGCGAGCCTAACCGTCCGGCAAGGGCACGACATCGCCCACCAGCTCAAAGACACGCTGTGCCAGGAGATTCCCGAACTAGGGCATGTCTTAATCCACATCGAACCATACGAGTAA
- a CDS encoding Gfo/Idh/MocA family protein, which yields MSNSISGVRFVICGVGHIGRRHAALISRYPGATLVALIDVRQELQPSLAAEFPGVPFFASLEAYLAHGPVADVLTVATPNGLHAPQAVAGLRHGLHVVVEKPLALAQADAETIVQTALQTGRLVFCVMQNRYSPPAAWLKQVVDEGRLGQVYLVQFNCFWNRDARYYKAGGWKGSQELDGGTLFTQFSHFVDLLYWVFGDITNIDARFRDFNHAGLTEFEDSGLVTFDLLRGGSGTLQYSTAVWDRNLESSLTVVAEHGSLKLGGQYMDKVEYCHLRDYTLPPLPPTNPANDYGPYQGSAANHVQVIENVVETVLQRSCATTNAQEGLKVVEIIERIYALR from the coding sequence GTGAGCAATTCTATCTCCGGAGTACGCTTCGTTATCTGCGGGGTGGGCCACATTGGTCGGCGCCACGCGGCCCTGATTTCCCGATACCCAGGCGCCACATTAGTCGCCCTGATTGACGTGCGCCAGGAGTTGCAGCCGAGCCTGGCCGCCGAGTTTCCGGGGGTGCCGTTCTTCGCTTCGCTGGAAGCCTACCTGGCCCACGGCCCGGTCGCCGATGTGCTCACCGTGGCCACGCCCAACGGCCTGCACGCCCCGCAGGCAGTAGCCGGCCTGCGCCACGGCCTGCACGTGGTGGTGGAAAAACCCCTGGCCTTGGCCCAAGCCGATGCCGAAACCATCGTGCAAACAGCCCTGCAAACCGGGCGGCTGGTGTTTTGCGTGATGCAAAACCGATACTCGCCCCCAGCCGCCTGGCTCAAGCAGGTGGTTGACGAAGGCCGCCTGGGCCAGGTGTACCTTGTGCAGTTCAACTGCTTCTGGAACCGCGATGCGCGCTACTATAAGGCCGGCGGCTGGAAAGGCTCCCAGGAACTGGACGGCGGCACGCTCTTCACGCAATTCAGCCACTTCGTAGATTTGCTGTACTGGGTGTTCGGCGACATTACGAATATCGACGCCCGCTTCCGCGACTTCAACCACGCCGGCCTCACCGAATTCGAGGACAGCGGCCTCGTCACCTTCGACCTGCTGCGCGGCGGCAGCGGCACCCTGCAATATAGCACCGCCGTGTGGGACCGCAACCTCGAAAGCAGCCTCACGGTGGTGGCCGAGCACGGCAGCCTCAAGCTGGGCGGGCAATACATGGACAAAGTGGAGTACTGCCACTTGCGCGACTACACCCTGCCCCCGCTGCCGCCCACCAACCCCGCCAACGACTACGGCCCCTACCAGGGCTCGGCCGCCAACCACGTGCAGGTGATTGAAAACGTGGTAGAAACGGTACTGCAGCGCAGCTGCGCAACCACCAACGCCCAGGAAGGCCTGAAGGTAGTGGAGATAATTGAGCGGATTTACGCGTTAAGGTAG